From Moraxella sp. K1664, one genomic window encodes:
- the nusB gene encoding transcription antitermination factor NusB → MTTPNPQNDQFDINETGYKTSYTAIRKARRFAVQGLYEWLMTDYRFATQSRDLLGGNEPHTIVARTRSENAMHTVHLGYYHELMREIPMKAGELIVDIARYLDRSFDRLDMIERAILLIGAYELKYSLHIPYKVVLDEAMQLNTHFGATDAHKFINAILDRYAKDVRELEYQANKAEKKAKKESE, encoded by the coding sequence ATGACCACACCCAACCCCCAAAACGACCAATTTGACATCAACGAAACTGGCTACAAAACCAGCTACACCGCCATTCGCAAGGCTCGCCGTTTTGCCGTGCAGGGTTTGTACGAATGGCTGATGACCGATTATCGTTTTGCCACCCAAAGCCGTGATTTATTAGGCGGTAATGAGCCACATACCATTGTCGCTCGCACTCGTAGCGAAAACGCCATGCACACCGTGCATTTGGGCTATTATCATGAGCTGATGCGTGAGATTCCGATGAAAGCAGGCGAGCTGATTGTGGATATCGCTCGTTATCTTGACCGCAGTTTTGACCGCCTTGATATGATTGAGCGAGCGATATTGCTGATTGGGGCGTATGAATTAAAATACAGCTTGCATATTCCCTATAAAGTGGTGCTTGATGAAGCCATGCAATTAAATACCCATTTTGGGGCAACCGATGCCCATAAATTTATCAATGCCATTTTGGATAGATATGCCAAAGACGTGCGAGAATTGGAATATCAAGCCAACAAAGCTGAGAAAAAAGCCAAAAAAGAAAGTGAATAA
- a CDS encoding IS3 family transposase, translating into MQELRHKHKLADLLAVSNLPRSVFYYHIRQSTKPDKDLDLKEHINHIYHQHKGRYGYRRITSELNNQLAQKGMVINHKRVQRLMAKLGLKALVRRQRKFNTYKGTMGKDTIQDNILKRDFKADKPNQKWATDITEFKVQDKANDGSVIQRKLYLSPIIDLFNGEIVSYTMKDRPTYELVKEMLNDALSKLSQEKMDDKPIIHSDQGWHYQMHQYQQTLKEQGLTQSMSRKGNCLDNAVIESFFGTLKQEIFYETTTFTSTDELKQVIDEYIHYYNHDRIKSKLKGLSPVKYRNLVQLGLIQPLATT; encoded by the coding sequence ATCCAAGAATTAAGGCATAAGCACAAACTTGCTGACTTATTGGCAGTGTCAAACTTGCCAAGAAGTGTGTTTTATTACCACATTCGTCAAAGTACAAAGCCTGACAAAGACCTTGACTTAAAAGAACACATTAACCACATCTACCACCAACACAAGGGCAGGTATGGTTATCGTAGAATCACATCAGAGCTTAACAATCAGCTTGCCCAAAAAGGCATGGTCATTAATCATAAACGAGTGCAACGACTGATGGCTAAACTTGGACTCAAAGCATTGGTTCGTCGTCAACGTAAGTTTAATACTTACAAAGGCACAATGGGCAAAGATACCATTCAGGACAATATACTCAAAAGAGACTTTAAAGCAGACAAACCCAATCAAAAGTGGGCAACAGACATCACAGAGTTTAAAGTACAAGACAAGGCAAATGATGGCAGTGTCATTCAAAGAAAACTCTACCTATCGCCCATCATCGACTTGTTTAATGGTGAGATTGTCAGTTATACGATGAAGGACAGACCAACGTATGAGTTGGTCAAAGAGATGTTAAATGATGCCCTATCCAAGCTAAGCCAAGAAAAGATGGATGACAAACCCATCATTCATTCAGACCAAGGCTGGCACTATCAAATGCACCAGTATCAACAAACCCTAAAAGAACAAGGCTTAACCCAAAGCATGTCAAGAAAAGGCAATTGTTTGGATAATGCTGTGATAGAGAGCTTCTTTGGTACGCTAAAACAAGAGATATTTTATGAGACAACCACATTTACATCAACAGATGAACTTAAACAAGTGATTGATGAGTACATACACTACTACAATCATGATAGAATAAAGAGCAAATTAAAAGGACTAAGTCCTGTTAAGTACAGAAACTTAGTCCAATTAGGGTTAATACAACCACTTGCAACAACCTAA
- the thiL gene encoding thiamine-phosphate kinase, producing the protein MSEFSLIYTHFKHATTRHANTVLGIGDDCAVSHIPPNSQLVSCVDTLVAGRHFVHETDPHAIAYKSVAVNLSDLASMGAAPYAILVGLSLPKAMANDDFCQAFAEGLAAACTPFGVELIGGDTTGSPVLAISVTALGFVPSSQAITRQGACVGDMVCVSGTVGLASLALHGILDDLNADGHANRPPDSLPHDLRQAMQYPAPQVALGERLIGFATSMIDISDGLGQDLGHILTASGVGAVIDLDAIPSHALLDALPHAQKWQHQINGGDDYQLCFTMPSAKLDLFKTQNPDMAIYPIGQIVADKGLVFLHDKKQVDLLVKGWEHF; encoded by the coding sequence ATGTCCGAATTTTCCCTAATCTACACCCATTTTAAACACGCCACCACACGCCATGCCAATACCGTTTTGGGCATTGGCGATGATTGTGCGGTAAGCCACATTCCGCCAAATAGCCAGCTTGTCAGCTGTGTGGATACGCTCGTGGCAGGACGGCATTTTGTTCATGAGACCGACCCGCACGCCATTGCCTACAAGTCGGTGGCGGTCAATCTGTCCGACCTTGCCAGCATGGGGGCAGCACCTTACGCCATTTTGGTGGGATTGTCTTTACCAAAAGCCATGGCGAATGATGATTTTTGTCAAGCGTTTGCAGAGGGTTTGGCGGCGGCTTGCACACCGTTTGGGGTAGAGCTGATTGGGGGCGATACCACAGGCTCGCCCGTTTTGGCGATTTCGGTTACGGCTTTGGGTTTTGTTCCGTCAAGCCAAGCAATCACACGGCAAGGGGCGTGCGTGGGCGATATGGTGTGCGTAAGTGGCACGGTGGGGCTTGCAAGCCTTGCCTTGCATGGGATTTTGGACGATTTGAACGCAGACGGACACGCCAACCGACCGCCAGACAGTCTGCCCCACGACCTACGCCAAGCCATGCAATACCCTGCCCCACAGGTGGCACTTGGGGAGCGACTTATCGGCTTTGCAACTAGCATGATTGACATCTCGGACGGCTTGGGGCAGGATTTGGGGCATATTTTGACGGCAAGTGGTGTGGGGGCGGTGATTGACCTTGATGCCATACCAAGCCATGCCCTGCTCGATGCCTTGCCCCACGCCCAAAAATGGCAACATCAAATCAATGGGGGCGATGATTATCAGTTGTGCTTTACCATGCCTTCTGCTAAACTTGATTTATTTAAAACCCAAAATCCTGATATGGCTATTTATCCGATTGGGCAAATTGTGGCGGATAAGGGATTGGTGTTTTTACATGATAAAAAACAAGTGGATTTATTGGTAAAAGGGTGGGAGCATTTTTGA
- a CDS encoding phosphatidylglycerophosphatase A: protein MSQATNHKPDIRKSNPCPPCPTTATTFEKCVYWLGIGLGSGLPKKAAGTWGTVGGVIIALPMLLLGVWGFLIITIIGCLIGSYICGKTSDLMNTHDDPHIVFDEWVGMWIALLPISYDKFYDFGAIIEHYYGFKMYDITSDYFIDVWGYLIIPFILFRFFDIIKPFPIKWVDKNVSGGFGILIDDILAGVMSAVVFVVVIL, encoded by the coding sequence ATGAGCCAAGCCACCAACCACAAACCCGACATTCGTAAATCAAACCCTTGTCCGCCCTGCCCGACCACCGCCACCACCTTTGAAAAATGCGTATATTGGCTGGGGATTGGCTTGGGTTCTGGTCTGCCCAAAAAAGCTGCTGGCACTTGGGGGACGGTAGGCGGAGTTATTATTGCCTTACCCATGCTTTTATTGGGGGTTTGGGGGTTTTTAATAATTACCATTATTGGTTGTCTGATTGGCAGTTATATTTGTGGCAAAACGTCTGATTTGATGAACACCCACGATGACCCGCATATCGTCTTTGATGAATGGGTAGGAATGTGGATTGCGTTATTGCCGATTTCCTACGATAAATTCTATGATTTTGGAGCAATCATAGAACATTATTATGGTTTTAAAATGTATGATATAACAAGCGATTATTTTATTGATGTTTGGGGTTATTTGATTATTCCATTTATTTTATTTCGCTTTTTTGATATTATCAAACCTTTTCCCATCAAATGGGTGGATAAAAATGTCTCTGGCGGATTTGGGATATTGATTGATGACATATTGGCAGGGGTGATGTCGGCGGTGGTATTTGTGGTTGTGATTTTATGA
- the glmU gene encoding bifunctional UDP-N-acetylglucosamine diphosphorylase/glucosamine-1-phosphate N-acetyltransferase GlmU, protein MLNIIILAGGKGTRMKSANPKVLQPLAGKPLLAHVLATAKQVNSQKNIVIYGFEGQKVKDAFAHETIEWVEQAEQLGTGHAVAMTLPVLPTDGKSLILSGDVPLIGVDTLQKLVNSQSPFAMLTMNLDNPFGLGRIIRKNSQVVAIVEEKDATDAQKEIQEINSGVYCVANEILHKYLKNLNNDNAQGEYYLTDIVKMAVDDGIDIDTVSPTFQFEIEGVNDRVQLAQLERTWQQHQAELLMKQGVHIIDPSRFDLRGTLTVGKDVQIDINVIFEGDCQIGDNVQIGAGCVIKNTTIASGTVVAPYSMFDHATVGENNQIGPFARLRPKAVTADDVHIGNFVELKNTQMATGAKANHLAYLGDSTIGQKTNIGAGTITANYDGVNKFKTVIGDEVRVGSNAVLVAPVKIGANATIGAGSVITKDCAENKLVVARGKQVTIENWVRPEKEKK, encoded by the coding sequence ATGTTAAACATCATCATTCTAGCAGGTGGCAAAGGCACTCGCATGAAGTCCGCCAACCCCAAAGTCTTGCAACCCTTAGCAGGCAAGCCCTTATTGGCACACGTCTTGGCAACCGCCAAACAGGTAAATAGCCAAAAAAATATCGTGATCTATGGGTTTGAAGGGCAAAAGGTCAAGGACGCATTTGCTCATGAAACGATTGAATGGGTGGAGCAAGCCGAGCAATTGGGTACAGGTCATGCTGTTGCCATGACGTTGCCGGTGTTGCCAACGGACGGTAAAAGTCTGATTTTATCAGGCGATGTGCCTTTGATTGGCGTGGATACCTTACAAAAGCTGGTAAATAGCCAAAGCCCATTTGCCATGCTGACCATGAATCTGGATAATCCGTTTGGACTTGGGCGAATTATTCGCAAAAATAGCCAAGTGGTTGCCATTGTGGAAGAAAAAGACGCCACAGACGCTCAAAAAGAGATTCAAGAAATTAATAGCGGTGTGTATTGTGTTGCTAATGAAATTTTACATAAATATTTAAAAAATCTAAATAATGACAATGCACAAGGCGAATATTATCTGACCGATATTGTCAAAATGGCGGTTGATGACGGCATTGATATTGATACGGTATCGCCCACATTCCAGTTTGAAATTGAAGGGGTGAATGACCGTGTACAACTTGCCCAATTAGAACGCACTTGGCAACAACATCAAGCCGAGCTGTTGATGAAACAAGGCGTGCATATCATTGACCCAAGCCGTTTTGATTTGCGTGGTACGCTGACGGTGGGGAAAGATGTGCAGATTGATATCAATGTGATTTTTGAAGGCGATTGTCAAATTGGCGATAATGTGCAAATCGGTGCAGGCTGTGTGATTAAAAACACAACCATTGCAAGTGGCACAGTCGTTGCTCCATATAGTATGTTTGATCATGCAACCGTTGGCGAAAATAACCAAATCGGACCTTTTGCCAGATTGCGTCCAAAGGCGGTAACGGCTGATGATGTGCATATTGGCAACTTTGTGGAGCTTAAAAACACGCAAATGGCAACAGGGGCAAAAGCCAATCATCTGGCATATTTGGGCGATAGCACCATTGGGCAAAAAACCAACATCGGAGCAGGAACCATTACCGCTAACTATGACGGCGTGAATAAATTTAAAACCGTCATCGGCGATGAAGTGCGAGTTGGTTCAAATGCGGTACTGGTTGCCCCTGTCAAGATTGGGGCAAATGCCACGATTGGGGCAGGGTCGGTAATTACCAAAGATTGTGCGGAAAATAAATTAGTGGTCGCTCGTGGCAAGCAAGTTACCATTGAAAATTGGGTCAGACCTGAAAAAGAGAAAAAATAA
- the lipA gene encoding lipoyl synthase encodes MTVQTYTPSPKPAPKKAVQGEKLRGYDKVARIPIKVIPTVEAPKKPDWIRVKLSSPAEVERIKGTLRKQKLYTVCEEAACPNLPQCFGDGTATFMIMGDICTRRCPFCEVAHGRPNPLDVDEPRHTAETILGLGLKYAVITSVDRDDLKDGGAGHFVEVIQESKALSPNCLIEILVPDFRGREKIAIDLLAETAPDVFNHNIETVPRLYKAFRPGSDYQHSLNLLKEYKARRPDVATKCGFMVGLGETEEEVYALLDDLKAHDVDIITIGQYLAPSKNHAPVDRYVHPDEFARYTEYGKKLGFFNIWANPMVRSSYFADRQYYGEDCPPPVRSSKALAEEKLAKAERGETSGCF; translated from the coding sequence ATGACCGTCCAAACTTACACCCCAAGCCCAAAACCTGCCCCAAAAAAAGCCGTTCAAGGCGAAAAACTGCGTGGCTATGACAAAGTCGCTCGCATTCCCATTAAGGTCATTCCCACCGTTGAAGCCCCCAAAAAGCCCGACTGGATTCGTGTCAAATTATCCAGCCCTGCCGAAGTGGAGCGTATCAAAGGCACGCTACGCAAACAAAAACTCTACACCGTCTGCGAAGAAGCCGCCTGCCCCAACCTACCCCAATGTTTTGGAGACGGGACAGCGACCTTTATGATTATGGGCGACATTTGTACACGCCGTTGCCCGTTTTGTGAAGTCGCTCATGGCAGACCCAACCCCCTAGACGTGGACGAGCCACGCCACACCGCCGAGACAATACTTGGGCTTGGGCTAAAATATGCCGTCATCACAAGCGTGGACAGAGACGACCTAAAAGACGGCGGAGCGGGGCATTTTGTGGAAGTTATCCAAGAATCCAAAGCCCTAAGCCCCAACTGTTTGATTGAAATTCTTGTGCCTGATTTTCGTGGACGTGAAAAAATCGCCATTGACCTACTTGCCGAGACCGCCCCCGATGTCTTTAACCACAACATTGAGACCGTGCCACGCCTATACAAGGCATTTCGCCCCGGCTCGGACTATCAGCACTCACTAAACTTACTAAAAGAATACAAAGCACGCCGTCCCGATGTCGCCACCAAATGCGGATTTATGGTGGGGCTTGGCGAGACCGAAGAAGAAGTCTATGCCCTGCTTGACGACCTAAAAGCTCATGACGTGGACATCATCACCATCGGGCAATACCTAGCCCCAAGCAAAAACCACGCTCCTGTGGACAGATACGTCCACCCCGATGAGTTTGCCCGTTATACCGAATACGGCAAAAAATTGGGCTTTTTTAACATCTGGGCAAATCCTATGGTGCGTTCAAGCTACTTTGCCGACCGCCAATACTATGGCGAAGACTGCCCACCGCCTGTGCGTAGCTCAAAAGCCCTAGCCGAAGAGAAATTGGCAAAGGCAGAGCGTGGTGAGACGAGTGGATGTTTTTGA
- a CDS encoding alpha-ketoglutarate-dependent dioxygenase AlkB encodes MDLFNDIFDNQPPNQLPIDQLIKNGNFMNTDFTAYLHDDGKGVVIVVPFGRLYYSPCYFDKKFCDDHLAYLLADGNINWQQDTIYMYGKTHPIPRLSAWYGDKDCPYAYSGISLMPNAWTDELLTINQVLFDVCKRRFNSVLLNHYRTGDDYISWHSDDESELGANPLIASVSFGQTRRFLLRLKDNHAVKLELPLYHGSLLVMAGQIQHHWQHGIPKQKRAQGSRVNLTFRNIKIRQ; translated from the coding sequence ATGGATTTATTTAATGATATTTTTGACAATCAACCGCCAAATCAATTACCCATAGACCAATTAATCAAAAACGGTAACTTTATGAATACCGACTTTACCGCTTATCTGCACGATGACGGTAAGGGCGTGGTTATTGTGGTGCCATTTGGCAGATTGTATTATTCGCCATGTTATTTTGATAAAAAATTCTGTGATGACCATTTGGCTTATTTATTGGCAGATGGCAATATCAACTGGCAACAAGACACCATTTATATGTATGGTAAAACGCACCCAATTCCCCGCCTGTCGGCATGGTATGGCGATAAGGATTGCCCTTATGCATATTCGGGCATTAGCCTTATGCCAAATGCTTGGACGGATGAGCTACTTACCATCAATCAGGTGTTATTTGATGTTTGCAAAAGGCGATTTAATAGCGTGCTGTTAAATCATTATCGTACTGGCGATGATTATATCAGCTGGCATAGCGATGATGAGTCGGAGCTTGGGGCAAATCCTTTGATAGCGTCGGTAAGTTTTGGGCAGACCAGACGATTTTTATTAAGGCTTAAAGACAATCATGCGGTAAAATTAGAATTGCCTTTATATCATGGCAGTCTGCTTGTTATGGCAGGGCAGATTCAGCACCATTGGCAACACGGCATACCCAAGCAAAAGCGAGCGCAGGGCAGTCGGGTGAATCTGACGTTTAGGAATATCAAAATACGCCAATAA
- a CDS encoding bifunctional aconitate hydratase 2/2-methylisocitrate dehydratase, with translation MLTEYRAHVAEREALGVPPQPLTDAQTADLVELLKNPPAGEEDYLVDLLENRVPAGVDQAAYVKAAFLNAIVKGEATSPLVTKERAVYLLGTMLGGYNVAPLVELLDDAELGGLAAEALKKTLLVFDAFHDVEEKAKAGNANAKAVLESWAEAEWFTSRPDVPSEMTITVFKVTGETNTDDLSPAQDAWSRPDIPLHANAMLKNERDGIRPEKNGEVGPLTQIKELIAKGNPVAYVGDVVGTGSSRKSATNSVLWFFGDDIPHIPNKRDGGVCLGGKIAPIFFNTMEDAGALPVEIDVTDMNMGDKVTLKIDHATATVTAFKDGNQIAESKLKTPVLLDEVRAGGRINLIIGRNLTGKARESLGLEPSTLFRTPEQPADTGKGFTLAQKMVGRACGLPEGQGIRPGTYCEPKMTTVGSQDTTGPMTRDELKDLACLGFSSDLVMQSFCHTAAYPKPIDVVTHHTLPDFIMNRGGVSLRPGDGVIHSWLNRMLLPDTVGTGGDSHTRFPIGISFPAGSGLVAFAAATGVMPLDMPESVLVKFKGKMQPGITLRDLVHAIPYYAIQEGDLTVEKKGKKNIFSGRILEIDLTEMENDLTVEQAFELSDASAERSAAGCAITVSEEKVAEYLRSNIVMLKWMIAEGYGDARTLARRAENMQKWLDNPSLLKADADAEYTKVYEIDLADIKEPILCCPNDPDDAKLLSEVAGDKIDEVFIGSCMTNIGHFRAAGKLLQEVPAGSLTTRLWIAPPTKMDERQLMDEGYYNTYAQAGARTEMPGCSLCMGNQARIAPNCTAVSTSTRNFPNRLGQGANVYLASAELASVASVLGKLPTVEEYMAYAGKLESMEAEVYNYLNFDQMAEYTEKSDKISVAQLA, from the coding sequence ATGCTAACCGAATACAGAGCCCACGTCGCCGAGCGCGAAGCCTTAGGCGTACCCCCACAGCCATTGACCGATGCCCAAACTGCCGATTTGGTAGAACTCTTAAAAAACCCGCCAGCAGGTGAAGAAGACTACTTGGTGGATTTGCTTGAAAACCGTGTGCCAGCAGGGGTTGACCAAGCTGCCTATGTCAAAGCCGCCTTTTTAAACGCCATTGTTAAAGGTGAAGCGACTTCTCCACTGGTTACCAAAGAGCGTGCGGTGTATCTATTAGGCACGATGCTTGGTGGTTATAACGTAGCACCACTCGTTGAGCTACTTGATGATGCCGAGCTTGGTGGATTGGCGGCAGAAGCCTTGAAAAAGACCCTGTTGGTATTTGATGCGTTCCATGACGTAGAAGAAAAAGCCAAAGCAGGTAATGCCAACGCCAAAGCGGTACTAGAATCATGGGCAGAAGCGGAGTGGTTTACAAGCCGTCCTGACGTGCCAAGCGAGATGACCATTACTGTCTTTAAAGTAACTGGCGAGACCAACACAGACGACCTATCTCCTGCCCAAGATGCGTGGAGCCGTCCTGACATTCCACTACACGCCAACGCCATGCTAAAAAATGAGCGTGATGGCATTCGCCCAGAAAAAAATGGCGAAGTTGGTCCCTTGACCCAAATCAAAGAATTGATTGCTAAGGGCAATCCTGTTGCCTATGTGGGCGATGTTGTGGGTACAGGTTCTAGCCGTAAATCAGCGACCAACTCTGTGCTATGGTTCTTTGGTGATGACATTCCACACATTCCAAACAAGCGTGACGGCGGTGTGTGCCTAGGCGGTAAAATCGCTCCGATTTTCTTTAACACCATGGAAGATGCTGGGGCATTGCCTGTTGAGATTGACGTTACCGACATGAACATGGGCGATAAAGTTACCCTAAAAATCGACCACGCCACCGCAACCGTTACCGCATTCAAAGACGGCAACCAAATTGCCGAATCCAAACTAAAAACTCCTGTACTACTAGATGAAGTGCGTGCTGGCGGTCGTATCAACCTTATCATCGGTCGTAACTTGACAGGTAAGGCTCGTGAGTCGCTAGGTCTTGAACCGTCCACCTTGTTCCGCACCCCAGAGCAACCTGCCGACACAGGCAAGGGCTTTACACTTGCCCAAAAAATGGTCGGTCGTGCGTGTGGTCTGCCAGAAGGTCAAGGCATTCGCCCTGGCACCTACTGCGAACCTAAGATGACCACTGTGGGTTCACAAGATACCACAGGTCCGATGACTCGTGATGAGCTAAAAGACTTGGCGTGCCTAGGCTTTAGCTCCGACCTTGTGATGCAGTCATTCTGTCATACTGCTGCCTATCCTAAGCCGATTGACGTGGTAACGCACCACACTCTGCCTGACTTTATCATGAACCGTGGCGGTGTGAGCTTACGTCCAGGGGACGGTGTGATTCACTCATGGCTAAACCGTATGCTACTGCCTGATACTGTGGGTACTGGTGGCGACTCGCACACTCGTTTCCCAATCGGTATCTCATTCCCAGCAGGTTCGGGTTTGGTGGCGTTCGCTGCTGCAACTGGTGTGATGCCACTGGATATGCCTGAGTCTGTTTTGGTTAAATTTAAAGGCAAAATGCAACCTGGCATTACTTTGCGTGATTTGGTACACGCCATTCCTTACTATGCCATTCAAGAAGGCGATTTGACCGTTGAGAAAAAGGGTAAGAAAAACATTTTCTCTGGTCGTATCCTAGAGATTGACTTGACCGAAATGGAAAATGACTTGACCGTTGAGCAAGCGTTTGAATTGTCTGATGCGTCTGCTGAACGCAGTGCAGCAGGTTGTGCGATTACCGTATCAGAAGAAAAAGTTGCCGAGTACCTACGCTCAAACATCGTCATGCTAAAATGGATGATTGCCGAGGGCTATGGCGATGCTCGTACATTGGCTCGCCGTGCTGAGAACATGCAAAAATGGCTAGACAACCCAAGCCTGCTAAAAGCCGATGCTGATGCCGAATACACCAAAGTGTATGAAATTGACCTTGCCGACATCAAAGAGCCAATCCTATGCTGTCCAAACGACCCTGATGATGCCAAATTGCTATCAGAAGTCGCTGGCGATAAGATTGATGAAGTGTTTATCGGTTCGTGCATGACCAACATCGGACATTTCCGTGCCGCAGGCAAACTATTGCAAGAAGTGCCAGCAGGTAGCCTAACCACTCGTTTGTGGATTGCACCACCGACCAAAATGGACGAACGCCAGCTGATGGACGAAGGTTATTACAACACCTACGCCCAAGCAGGTGCCAGAACCGAAATGCCAGGTTGCTCGCTATGCATGGGTAACCAAGCTCGTATCGCACCAAACTGTACTGCCGTCTCGACATCTACTCGTAACTTCCCGAACCGTCTGGGTCAAGGAGCCAACGTGTACCTAGCGTCTGCCGAGCTTGCATCAGTAGCATCGGTACTTGGTAAACTGCCAACCGTTGAAGAGTACATGGCGTATGCAGGCAAACTTGAATCCATGGAAGCTGAAGTTTATAATTACCTAAACTTCGACCAAATGGCTGAGTACACCGAAAAATCAGACAAAATCAGCGTGGCACAACTTGCTTAA
- the queE gene encoding 7-carboxy-7-deazaguanine synthase QueE codes for MPNPTPLRNTFIPTTDPSAGLRLTEIFYSLQGEALAMGLPTIFIRLTGCPLRCVYCDTTYSFTGGERWGLDAILEHIKQYPCKRICLTGGEPLAQPNAIALMKLLLDNGYEISLETAGALSVKDVPIAVSKVMDLKSPSSGEVDKNLWENLNYLTDNDQIKIVIADRADYDWAKDVLQKYELDKKCGVVWFSPMFNIDERKSDVPNLAVELAEWILADGLPVRFQLQLHKIIWADAKGK; via the coding sequence ATGCCAAACCCCACCCCTTTACGCAACACCTTTATTCCCACCACCGACCCGTCCGCAGGCTTGCGTTTGACGGAGATTTTTTACTCCTTGCAGGGCGAAGCCTTGGCAATGGGTTTGCCGACCATTTTTATTCGTCTGACAGGTTGTCCGCTCCGCTGCGTCTATTGCGACACGACTTATTCCTTTACAGGGGGCGAGCGTTGGGGGCTTGATGCGATTTTGGAGCATATCAAACAGTATCCTTGCAAACGCATTTGCCTAACAGGGGGCGAACCGCTTGCCCAGCCCAACGCCATTGCCTTGATGAAATTACTCCTTGATAACGGCTATGAGATTTCATTGGAAACGGCAGGGGCGTTGTCGGTCAAGGACGTGCCAATAGCGGTGTCAAAAGTCATGGATTTAAAAAGCCCATCATCAGGCGAAGTGGATAAAAATCTGTGGGAAAATCTAAATTATCTCACCGACAACGACCAAATCAAAATTGTCATCGCTGACCGTGCCGATTATGATTGGGCAAAAGACGTTTTGCAAAAATATGAGCTTGATAAAAAATGCGGTGTGGTGTGGTTTTCGCCCATGTTTAATATAGACGAGCGTAAATCGGACGTGCCAAATTTGGCGGTAGAGCTTGCCGAATGGATTTTGGCGGACGGCTTGCCTGTACGTTTTCAATTACAACTGCACAAAATCATCTGGGCGGACGCTAAGGGCAAATAA